The sequence below is a genomic window from Streptomyces sudanensis.
CGCCTCCTTCGACGTCCTCACCTACGCCCAGTCCTGGCACTGGACCGACCAGCGCCAATCCGTCCCGGAAGCCCTGCGGGTCCTGCGCGGCGGCGGCGCGCTCGCCCTCTGGTGGAACGACTCGGACTGCACCGCCGCGTGGATCGCCGACCAGGACGCGCGCCTGCGCCGGCTCTTCGGCGCCGCGGAAGGCCCCCACGACCCCGCGGCCCGGTTCCGCGGCCTGCCGCCCGAACTCGGCTTCGCCCACCGGCACGTGCCGTGGTCCCGGACCGTCCCCCTCGACACCCACCTCGCCAACCTCGCCAGCTACTCCGACTTCCTCCGCCTCGGCAGGGACGCGACGGACGCCTTCCTCGCCGAGGAACGCGCCCTCCTGACCGGGATCTTCCCGGACCGGATGATCGAGGAGCGCTACGTGGTCAGCCTGGCCGTCGCCACGAACGCCCCCGAGCGCGCATAGCCGCACGGAAGGACACCCCGTGCCGCGCACCCTGCCGCGGGACGCCTCACCGCCCTCGTCCCTCCCGCCGCCTTTCCACGGAGTCGCCGGCCTGCCGCCGACCGGGCGGGCCGCGACGTGCCGTCCGCCACGAGGCAGCCGGGCCGGTCGCACCCGTCGGCGAACGCCCGTGACGGACGTGCCCGTCGGCGTCGCTCACGGCTCGTACAGCGGCAGGAAGTGGATGACCGCCTGCTCGTAGGGGTGGGCTTCGCGGACGGCCCGTTGGACGGCGGCGGCCTGCTCCACGTCGCAGACCGATTCGATCCGGCACTCCTCGCTGTGCTGGACGACGCCCACCTCCCCCTCGTACGGTCGCGCGCCGGGCAGGGCCTGCCAACTGCCGGTCACCTTCCAGACGCTGGAGCACCGTGCGTACTCGCCCACCCGTCCCGCACCGGCCGCGTGGAGAGCCTCGATCACGGCCTCCGCGTGGCTTTCGGGGACGGCCACCTCGATCTTCAGACGCGTCATGACCGGACCCTAGCAACCCGCGTGACGGGCGTGTTCGTGACAGGTGAACCGCCCGCGGCGACCACCCGCCCGCCGGGGCCGCGAGGGACGAGCGGCCGTCCCGCACTATCGCCCCGTGGGCTTCTTCGTCCTCGTCGCGGTTCTGCTGGTCCTCCTGGTCGGGCTGGGGCTGTGGAGTCATGCGCTGTTCTCGGGCACGTGGCGGCGCAGCCCCGCCTGGTTCGCCTGGAGCGCGCTGTTCCTGCTGCTGGGCACCGGCGTCACCTACCTCGCGGGTTCCCTCGCCGGGGCGTCGCTGGACCCGGAGGAGGCGTGCCACCGGGTGGGCGAGCCCTACGACCGGGCGTATCGCAGGGCGAACGTCGAGGAGTACGGGCGC
It includes:
- a CDS encoding class I SAM-dependent methyltransferase yields the protein MATTPQGHLFDAAAAEYAANRPSYPPELLDAVEELAGFPLEGARVADVGAGTGLATALLRDRGANVVAVEPGPGMAAQFRLGLPDIPLVIGDGDHLPLASASFDVLTYAQSWHWTDQRQSVPEALRVLRGGGALALWWNDSDCTAAWIADQDARLRRLFGAAEGPHDPAARFRGLPPELGFAHRHVPWSRTVPLDTHLANLASYSDFLRLGRDATDAFLAEERALLTGIFPDRMIEERYVVSLAVATNAPERA